A single Diachasmimorpha longicaudata isolate KC_UGA_2023 chromosome 10, iyDiaLong2, whole genome shotgun sequence DNA region contains:
- the LOC135166644 gene encoding adenylosuccinate synthetase — protein sequence MSACPRLQQANGDGNLSSPRKKQRTTITTDESKVTVVLGAQWGDEGKGKVVDMLADDADVVCRCQGGNNAGHTVVVDGVPFFFHLLPSGIINPKCKSVLGNGVVIHLPGLFEELEQNEAKGLKDWQDRLIISDRAHIVFDFHQQVDGMQELEKGTQSLGTTKKGIGPTYSSKATRNGLRIGDLLGDFDKFSEKFKTLVLQYQRMFPSLQVDVNSELERYKSYAERVRPLVKETVYYLNGALKSGQKVLVEGANAAMLDIDFGTYPYVTSSNCSIGGVITGLGLPPNTIGETIGVVKAYTTRVGDGPFPTELTDSTGEILQTRGREIGVTTRRKRRCGWLDLALLKFTTMVNGYTALCLTKLDILDTLPELKICTGYRLNGKEIEHFPSTASDLAKVEPIYETIEGWKSTTEGVRSLDKLPVNARKFVRIIEENLNIPVKWVGVGAGRESVIAL from the exons ATGTCCGCGTGTCCGAGACTTCAGCAGGCGAATGGTGATGGTAATTTGTCATCACCTAGGAAAAAACAGAGGACAACAATTACCACAGATGAATCGAAGGTCACGGTTGTACTTGGAGCACAATGGGGCGATGAGGGAAAAGGCAAGGTTGTGGATATGCTCGCTGACGATGCTGATGTTGTCTGCCGGTGTCAG GGAGGAAATAATGCTGGACATACGGTGGTCGTTGATGGAGTCCCGTTCTTCTTTCATCTGTTGCCTAGTGGAATCATCAATCCAAAATGCAAGTCTGTTCTAG GAAATGGAGTAGTCATTCATTTGCCGGGATTGTTCGAGGAACTTGAGCAAAATGAGGCGAAGGGCCTCAAGGACTGGCAGGACAGATTGATCATCTCCGATCGTGCTCACATTGTCTTCGACTTTCATCAGCAAGTTGATGGCATGCAGGAGCTGGAGAAAGGCACACAGTCACTTGGAACAACGAAGAAAGGCATTGGCCCTACCTATTCGAGTAAAGCTACCAGAAATGGACTGAGAATTGGAGATCTTCTCGGGGATTTCGataaattttcggaaaaattcaaGACTCTGGTACTGCAGTATCAAAGAATGTTTCCATCACTTCAGGTTGATGTCAACTCGGAATTGGAGCGGTATAAGAG TTATGCTGAACGTGTGAGACCACTCGTGAAAGAAACAGTTTACTACCTCAACGGCGCTCTTAAGTCCGGCCAAAAGGTCCTCGTGGAGGGAGCCAACGCTGCCATGCTGGACATTGATTTTGGTACTTACCCCTACGTAACGAGTTCAAATTGCAGTATTGGAGGAGTTATCACTGGTCTGGGATTACCACCTAACACCATCGGAGAGACTATCGGTGTTGTCAAGGCTTATACGACAAGAGTTGGTGATGGACCTTTTCCAACAGAACTAACAGATTCTACTGGTGAAATTTTGCAGACTCGTGGAAGGGAAATTGGAGTTACAACGCGCAGGAAAAGACGGTGCGGCTGGTTAGATCTGGCTTTACTCAAGTTCACCACTATGGTTAACGG ATATACCGCACTGTGCTTAACTAAATTGGACATACTGGATACACTTCCTGAGTTGAAGATATGCACTGGTTATCGTCTCAATGGAAAAGAAATTGAACATTTTCCAAGTACAGCATCGGATCTTGCAAAGGTCGAGCCGATTTATGAAACGATTGAGGGCTGGAAATCAACAACAGAGGGTGTTCGTTCCCTCGACAAATTACCCGTGAATGCTCGCAAGTTTGTGAGaataattgaggaaaatttaaatattccag tTAAATGGGTTGGTGTTGGTGCTGGAAGAGAGAGTGTCATTGCTCTCTGa